From Streptomyces sp. CMB-StM0423, a single genomic window includes:
- the hemB gene encoding porphobilinogen synthase — MRRMVAETRLHPAELILPAFVREGIDDPAPIPSMPGVVQHTRDTLKKAAAEAVAAGIGGIMLFGVPEEHKKDAIGSAGTDPDGILQVALRDVRAEVGDDLVIMSDVCLDETTDHGHCGVLDAAGRVDNDATLERYAEMAVVQADAGAHVLGPSGMMDGQVAVIREALDRAGHQDAGILAYTVKYSSAFFGPFRQAINSSLKGDRKTYQQDPPNGREALRELSLDLAEGADMVMVKPAGPYLDVLRRVADESDVPVAAYQISGEYAMVEAAAERGWVDRDAAMMETLTGIRRAGAQMILTYWAMDAARKLRG; from the coding sequence ATGCGGCGCATGGTCGCCGAGACCAGGCTGCACCCGGCGGAGCTGATCCTGCCCGCCTTCGTACGCGAAGGCATCGACGACCCGGCGCCGATCCCGTCCATGCCCGGCGTCGTGCAGCACACCCGCGACACCCTGAAGAAGGCCGCCGCCGAGGCCGTCGCCGCGGGCATCGGCGGGATCATGCTCTTCGGTGTGCCGGAGGAGCACAAGAAGGACGCGATCGGCTCGGCGGGCACGGACCCGGACGGCATCCTCCAGGTCGCGCTGCGCGACGTGCGGGCCGAGGTCGGGGACGACCTGGTGATCATGTCCGACGTGTGCCTGGACGAGACCACCGACCACGGGCACTGCGGGGTGCTGGACGCCGCCGGCCGGGTCGACAACGACGCGACGCTTGAGCGGTACGCGGAGATGGCCGTGGTGCAGGCGGACGCCGGGGCGCACGTGCTGGGGCCGAGCGGCATGATGGACGGCCAGGTCGCGGTGATCCGCGAGGCCCTGGACCGGGCGGGCCACCAGGACGCGGGGATCCTCGCGTACACCGTGAAGTACTCCTCCGCCTTCTTCGGCCCCTTCCGGCAGGCGATCAACTCCTCGCTGAAGGGCGACCGGAAGACGTACCAGCAGGACCCGCCGAACGGCCGCGAGGCGCTGCGGGAGCTGTCCCTCGACCTCGCCGAGGGCGCCGACATGGTGATGGTCAAGCCGGCCGGGCCGTATCTGGACGTGCTGCGCCGGGTCGCCGACGAGTCGGACGTGCCGGTGGCGGCGTACCAGATCTCGGGCGAGTACGCGATGGTCGAGGCGGCGGCGGAGCGCGGCTGGGTCGACCGGGACGCGGCGATGATGGAGACGCTGACGGGGATCAGGCGGGCCGGGGCGCAGATGATCCTGACGTACTGGGCGATGGACGCGGCCCGGAAGCTGCGCGGCTGA
- a CDS encoding uroporphyrinogen-III synthase, with protein MSPTPSTRKASASARTAATGAARPPGPAARGHVTFLGAGPGDPGLLTLRAVEALSAADVLIADPKVLAVVRAHARAGAIMPHTSAAAAPAAHTPAAAGDDEPPTAADAGHLVMEAARAGRRVVHAVAGDPGLDGGAAQAMRACAAEGVSFEVVPGVATAVGVPAYAGVPLHDPEGTDVRVVDAATASEQIWGEAGASDCTLVVQTSLEATAATARELVAAGRKPDTPMTVTLAGTTTRQRTFSATLGSVAQVLKAAKVLPSPDAGQAVIAVVGEQSAPARREQLAWFESKPLFGWHVLVPRTKEQAASLSEQLRSYGAVPHEVPTIAVEPPRTPQQMERAVKGLVTGRYEWIAFTSVNAVKAVREKFEEYGLDARAFAGIKVAAVGEQTAAALVEFGVRPDLQPSGEQSSHGLLEDWPPYDPVFDPIDRVFLPRADIATETLVAGLKDLGWEVDDITAYRTVRASPPPAETREAIKGGGFDAVLFTSSSTVRNLVGIAGKPHNVTVIACIGPATAKTAEEHGLRVDVMAPEPSVHRLAEALAEFGARRRAAAVEAGEHVTRPSERRPRRRARTTTTS; from the coding sequence TTGAGCCCCACGCCTTCGACCCGTAAGGCCAGCGCGTCGGCGCGTACCGCAGCGACCGGCGCGGCCCGCCCGCCAGGGCCCGCCGCCCGCGGGCACGTCACGTTCCTGGGCGCAGGACCCGGGGATCCCGGACTGCTGACGCTGCGCGCCGTGGAAGCGCTGTCTGCCGCAGACGTCCTGATCGCCGACCCCAAGGTCCTCGCCGTCGTACGCGCCCACGCGCGCGCCGGCGCGATCATGCCGCACACGTCGGCGGCGGCTGCGCCCGCGGCGCATACGCCGGCGGCCGCGGGGGACGACGAACCGCCAACGGCCGCTGACGCAGGCCATCTTGTCATGGAGGCCGCGCGCGCCGGCAGGCGGGTCGTGCATGCCGTGGCGGGTGATCCGGGCCTCGACGGCGGTGCCGCGCAGGCGATGCGCGCGTGCGCCGCGGAGGGCGTCTCCTTCGAGGTGGTGCCCGGGGTCGCGACCGCCGTGGGCGTGCCCGCGTACGCCGGTGTGCCGCTGCACGACCCCGAGGGTACGGACGTGCGCGTCGTGGACGCCGCGACCGCCTCGGAGCAGATCTGGGGCGAGGCGGGCGCCAGCGACTGCACGCTCGTGGTGCAGACGTCCCTGGAAGCCACCGCCGCGACGGCCCGCGAGCTGGTCGCCGCGGGCCGCAAGCCGGACACCCCGATGACGGTCACGCTCGCGGGCACGACGACGCGGCAGCGGACGTTCAGCGCCACGCTCGGCAGCGTCGCGCAGGTGCTGAAGGCCGCGAAGGTGCTGCCGTCGCCGGACGCCGGGCAGGCGGTCATAGCGGTCGTCGGCGAGCAGAGCGCGCCGGCCCGCCGCGAGCAGTTGGCCTGGTTCGAGTCCAAGCCCCTCTTTGGCTGGCACGTGCTCGTGCCGCGGACGAAGGAGCAGGCGGCGTCGCTGTCCGAGCAACTGCGCTCGTACGGTGCCGTGCCGCACGAGGTGCCGACCATCGCCGTGGAGCCGCCGCGTACCCCGCAGCAGATGGAGCGGGCGGTCAAGGGCCTGGTCACCGGGCGGTACGAGTGGATCGCCTTCACGTCCGTCAACGCCGTCAAGGCGGTGCGGGAGAAGTTCGAGGAGTACGGGCTGGACGCCCGCGCGTTCGCCGGGATCAAGGTCGCCGCGGTCGGCGAGCAGACGGCGGCGGCGCTGGTGGAGTTCGGTGTACGGCCCGATCTGCAGCCCAGCGGCGAGCAGTCGTCGCACGGGCTGCTGGAGGACTGGCCGCCCTACGACCCGGTCTTCGACCCGATCGACCGGGTGTTCCTGCCGCGGGCCGACATCGCCACCGAGACGCTGGTGGCGGGGCTGAAGGACCTCGGCTGGGAGGTCGACGACATCACCGCGTACCGCACGGTGCGCGCGTCGCCGCCGCCGGCCGAGACCCGCGAGGCGATCAAGGGCGGCGGTTTCGACGCCGTGCTGTTCACCTCGTCCTCGACGGTACGGAACCTCGTCGGCATCGCCGGCAAGCCGCACAACGTCACGGTCATCGCCTGTATCGGCCCGGCCACGGCGAAGACGGCGGAGGAGCACGGGCTGCGCGTCGACGTCATGGCGCCGGAGCCGTCCGTGCACCGGCTGGCCGAGGCCCTGGCGGAGTTCGGCGCGCGGCGCCGGGCGGCGGCGGTCGAGGCCGGGGAGCACGTCACCCGGCCCAGCGAGCGCAGGCCGCGGCGGCGGGCGCGGACGACGACCACGAGCTGA
- the hemC gene encoding hydroxymethylbilane synthase codes for MTAAKPTQAKGAGAQEAPRFQRPLRLGTRRSRLALAQSEQVAESVRRLTGRSVELVEITTYGDVSRQHLSEIGGQGVFVAALREAVVHGEADLAVHSLKDLPTTQPEELVIAAVPPREDPRDVLVARDGLGFEDLLAAGARPRIGTGSARRACQLHAWARSLGGAIETVPVRGNVDTRIGYVQKGELDAVALAAAGLSRLGRLAEVTELIPLDAVLPAPGQGALAVECASSSAHLTAQLAELDDPQTRVAVTAERTLLAALEAGCSAPVGALADLHAEGPSGAALGTASTVTEMRLRGVVGTPDGSALVQMSATGPVPASYDDAVALGSELAEEMLAKGAAGLMGERL; via the coding sequence ATGACCGCAGCCAAGCCGACGCAGGCGAAGGGGGCCGGGGCGCAGGAAGCCCCGCGCTTCCAGCGCCCGTTGCGCCTCGGCACGCGGCGCAGCAGGCTCGCCCTCGCGCAGTCCGAGCAGGTTGCCGAATCGGTACGCCGTCTCACCGGGCGCTCCGTCGAGCTGGTCGAGATCACCACGTACGGGGACGTGTCCCGGCAGCACCTGTCCGAGATCGGCGGCCAGGGCGTCTTCGTCGCCGCCCTGCGCGAGGCCGTGGTGCACGGCGAGGCGGACCTCGCGGTGCACTCGCTGAAGGACCTGCCGACCACGCAGCCCGAGGAGCTGGTCATCGCCGCCGTGCCGCCCCGCGAGGATCCGCGGGACGTGCTCGTCGCCCGCGACGGCCTCGGCTTCGAGGACCTGCTCGCCGCCGGCGCCCGGCCGCGTATCGGCACCGGTTCCGCGCGCCGCGCCTGCCAGTTGCACGCCTGGGCCCGTTCCCTCGGCGGCGCGATAGAGACCGTCCCGGTCCGCGGGAACGTCGACACCCGCATCGGGTACGTACAGAAGGGCGAGCTCGACGCCGTCGCGCTCGCCGCGGCGGGGCTCAGCCGCCTCGGCCGGCTGGCCGAGGTCACCGAGCTGATCCCCCTCGACGCAGTCTTGCCCGCCCCCGGCCAGGGGGCCCTGGCGGTCGAGTGCGCCTCGTCGAGCGCGCACCTGACCGCCCAGCTCGCGGAGCTCGACGACCCGCAGACGCGGGTCGCCGTCACCGCCGAGCGGACGCTGCTCGCCGCCCTGGAGGCCGGCTGCAGCGCGCCCGTGGGCGCGCTCGCCGACCTGCACGCGGAGGGTCCCTCCGGGGCCGCACTGGGCACAGCGTCCACTGTCACCGAGATGCGCCTGCGCGGCGTCGTCGGCACCCCCGACGGCTCCGCTCTGGTGCAGATGTCCGCCACCGGCCCCGTGCCGGCGTCGTACGACGACGCCGTGGCGCTCGGAAGCGAGCTCGCAGAAGAGATGCTCGCCAAGGGCGCGGCCGGTCTGATGGGGGAGCGACTTTGA
- a CDS encoding glutamyl-tRNA reductase has translation MSVLVVGLSHRSAPVSVLERASLAPDARAKLLADAVAAAPVTEAAVLATCNRIELYAAVDKFHAGVAELSTLLAQHAGASLEELTPHLYVHYEDRAVHHLFTVGCGLDSMVVGEGQILGQIKDSLALGQRLHTAGRTLNDLFQQALRVGKRAHSETGIDKAGQSLVSFGLAQLAAGAPVAEWVAGRRALVIGAGSMSSLAATTLARAGLAELVIANRTYERAERLAASLNAGSAVAGGWGTGSPAAGTAGTIPSQPGSAGAAATARAVRVEEIADELVTADVVVSCTGATGLVLTADEVRGALDRRAGDTPLALLDLAMPRDIDHALHETPGVRFVDIEALAGASADAPMAADVDQVRTIVAGEVDDFGAAQRAASITPTVVALRTMAQDVVAGEIARLEGRLPGLDERQRAEVAQTVRRVVDKLLHAPTVRVKELAATPGGAGYADALRELFDLDPATVDAVSRADSGRAAASARSEREPS, from the coding sequence ATGAGTGTCCTCGTCGTCGGCCTCAGCCACCGCAGCGCGCCCGTGAGCGTGCTGGAGCGGGCCTCGCTCGCGCCCGACGCGCGCGCGAAGCTGCTCGCGGACGCGGTGGCGGCGGCTCCGGTCACGGAGGCGGCGGTGCTCGCCACGTGCAACCGGATCGAGCTGTACGCCGCGGTGGACAAGTTCCACGCGGGCGTCGCCGAGCTGTCGACGCTGCTGGCGCAGCACGCGGGCGCGAGCCTGGAGGAGCTGACGCCGCACCTGTACGTGCACTACGAGGACCGCGCCGTGCACCACCTGTTCACGGTGGGCTGCGGGCTGGACTCCATGGTCGTCGGCGAGGGGCAGATCCTCGGCCAGATCAAGGACTCCCTCGCGCTCGGGCAGCGGCTGCACACCGCGGGCCGGACGCTGAACGACCTGTTCCAGCAGGCGCTGCGGGTCGGCAAGCGGGCGCACAGCGAGACGGGGATCGACAAGGCGGGGCAGTCGCTGGTCTCGTTCGGGCTGGCGCAGCTCGCGGCCGGCGCCCCGGTGGCCGAGTGGGTGGCGGGCCGCCGCGCGCTGGTGATCGGCGCGGGCTCCATGTCGTCGCTGGCGGCGACGACGCTGGCGCGGGCGGGGCTGGCGGAGCTGGTCATCGCCAACCGCACGTACGAGCGCGCGGAGCGCCTGGCGGCGAGCCTGAATGCGGGATCCGCGGTCGCGGGCGGCTGGGGTACGGGTTCGCCCGCGGCGGGCACGGCGGGGACGATCCCGTCGCAGCCCGGGTCCGCGGGGGCCGCGGCGACGGCCCGTGCGGTGCGGGTGGAGGAGATCGCGGACGAGCTGGTGACGGCGGACGTGGTCGTCTCCTGTACGGGCGCGACGGGCCTGGTGCTGACGGCCGACGAGGTACGCGGCGCACTGGACCGCCGCGCCGGGGACACCCCTCTCGCTCTGCTTGACCTGGCCATGCCGCGTGATATCGATCACGCGCTGCACGAGACGCCCGGGGTGCGGTTCGTCGACATCGAGGCTCTCGCCGGCGCCTCCGCCGATGCGCCCATGGCCGCCGACGTGGACCAGGTACGGACCATCGTCGCCGGCGAGGTCGACGACTTCGGCGCCGCGCAGCGCGCCGCCAGCATCACGCCCACCGTGGTCGCGCTGCGGACCATGGCCCAGGACGTCGTGGCGGGCGAGATCGCCCGTTTGGAGGGTAGGCTGCCCGGGCTCGACGAACGTCAGCGGGCCGAGGTGGCGCAGACCGTGCGCCGCGTCGTGGACAAGCTGCTGCACGCGCCGACCGTACGGGTCAAGGAGCTGGCCGCCACCCCCGGTGGAGCGGGGTACGCGGACGCCCTGCGGGAGCTCTTCGACCTCGACCCGGCCACCGTCGACGCCGTCAGCCGCGCGGACTCCGGCCGCGCGGCGGCCAGCGCACGCAGTGAACGGGAGCCGTCATGA
- a CDS encoding redox-sensing transcriptional repressor Rex: MATGRTHRTATRSRGIPEATVARLPLYLRALTALSERSVPTVSSEELAAAAGVNSAKLRKDFSYLGSYGTRGVGYDVEYLVYQISRELGLTQDWPVVIVGIGNLGAALAGYGGFASRGFRVAGLIDADRAMTGKQVAGLTVRHTDELEPLIKESGVSIGVIATPAGAAQAVCNRLVEAGVTSILNFAPTVLNVPEGVDVRKVDLSIELQILAFHEQRKAGEEAELREAEAAAAAAQGGTSEADAAAGPTTAAKKRTGQGPDGDVPAVMPA; the protein is encoded by the coding sequence GTGGCAACTGGCCGAACTCACCGAACGGCGACCCGAAGCCGAGGGATCCCCGAGGCCACCGTCGCCCGGCTCCCGCTGTATCTGCGGGCCCTCACGGCGCTCTCGGAGCGCTCCGTGCCCACGGTCTCCTCCGAGGAACTGGCCGCCGCCGCCGGCGTCAACTCGGCGAAGCTGCGCAAGGACTTCTCGTATCTCGGCTCCTACGGCACCCGCGGGGTCGGCTACGACGTCGAGTACCTCGTCTACCAGATCTCCCGCGAGCTGGGCCTGACCCAGGACTGGCCCGTGGTCATCGTCGGTATCGGTAACCTCGGCGCCGCCCTCGCCGGCTACGGCGGCTTCGCCTCCCGCGGCTTCCGCGTCGCCGGGCTCATCGACGCCGACCGGGCCATGACCGGCAAGCAGGTCGCGGGCCTGACCGTGCGGCACACCGACGAACTGGAGCCGCTGATCAAGGAGAGCGGCGTCTCGATCGGCGTCATCGCCACCCCCGCGGGCGCCGCGCAGGCCGTCTGCAACCGGCTGGTGGAGGCGGGCGTCACCTCGATCCTCAACTTCGCGCCGACCGTGCTGAACGTCCCCGAGGGCGTCGACGTGCGCAAGGTCGACCTCTCGATAGAGCTGCAGATCCTCGCCTTCCACGAGCAGCGCAAGGCCGGCGAGGAGGCGGAGCTGCGCGAGGCCGAGGCGGCGGCCGCCGCGGCACAGGGCGGCACGTCCGAGGCCGACGCGGCGGCGGGCCCCACCACCGCCGCGAAGAAGCGCACCGGGCAGGGGCCCGACGGGGACGTGCCCGCCGTGATGCCCGCATGA
- a CDS encoding glutaredoxin family protein has translation MSLLRRRTAVSAPAPADRIVTLIGKPGCHLCDEAREVVVSVCAELGAGWEERDITRDEELYRRYWEQIPVVLVDGEQHDFWRVDPERLRRALRS, from the coding sequence ATGAGCCTGTTGCGACGTAGGACCGCCGTCTCCGCGCCCGCCCCCGCCGACCGGATCGTGACCCTCATCGGCAAGCCCGGTTGCCACCTGTGCGACGAGGCGCGCGAGGTGGTCGTCTCCGTCTGCGCGGAGCTGGGGGCCGGCTGGGAGGAGCGGGACATCACGCGGGACGAGGAGTTGTACCGGCGCTACTGGGAGCAGATCCCGGTGGTCCTCGTGGACGGTGAGCAGCACGACTTCTGGCGGGTCGACCCGGAGAGGCTGCGGCGGGCGCTGCGGTCGTGA
- a CDS encoding HAD family hydrolase: MLIGMAAFGWLSRRRRATARSVAAGEAAAEAARKTSQELEHAEAVRTEGVTPDGEAEAAKEDEEPDFPVHGDVHAAAFFDLDNTIMQGAALYHFGRGLYKRKFFRTRDLARFAWQQAYFRLAGAEHSGHMEDAQSSALSIVQGHRVADLMEMGEEIYDEYMAERIWPGTRALAQAHLDAGQKVWLVTAAPVETATIIARRLGLTGALGTVAESVGGVYTGRLVGEVLHGPAKAEAVRALAAAETLELARCAAYSDSANDIPMLSLVGHPYAINPDARLRKHAREHGWRLRDYRTGRKAAKVGIPAAAGVGAVAGGAAAAAALQRRRR, from the coding sequence ATGCTCATCGGCATGGCCGCATTCGGATGGCTCAGCCGCAGACGCCGCGCGACCGCGCGCAGCGTCGCGGCCGGCGAGGCCGCGGCCGAGGCGGCGCGCAAGACGTCGCAGGAGCTGGAGCACGCGGAAGCCGTACGCACGGAGGGCGTCACGCCGGACGGCGAAGCCGAGGCGGCAAAAGAGGACGAAGAACCGGACTTCCCCGTCCACGGCGACGTGCACGCGGCGGCCTTCTTCGACCTCGACAACACGATCATGCAGGGCGCCGCGCTCTACCACTTCGGCCGCGGGCTCTACAAGCGCAAGTTCTTCCGCACCCGCGACCTCGCCCGGTTCGCCTGGCAGCAGGCGTACTTCCGCCTCGCCGGCGCCGAGCACTCGGGCCACATGGAGGACGCGCAGTCCAGCGCGCTCTCCATCGTGCAGGGCCATCGCGTCGCCGATCTCATGGAGATGGGCGAGGAGATCTACGACGAGTACATGGCCGAGCGCATCTGGCCCGGCACCCGCGCGCTGGCGCAGGCGCACCTCGACGCCGGCCAGAAGGTGTGGCTCGTCACCGCCGCCCCCGTCGAGACCGCGACGATCATCGCCCGCCGGCTCGGCCTGACCGGCGCGCTGGGCACGGTCGCGGAGTCCGTCGGCGGCGTCTACACCGGGCGGCTCGTCGGCGAGGTGCTGCACGGCCCCGCCAAGGCCGAGGCGGTACGGGCCCTCGCCGCCGCCGAGACGCTGGAGCTGGCGCGCTGCGCCGCGTACAGCGACTCGGCCAACGACATCCCGATGCTCTCCCTCGTCGGCCACCCGTACGCGATCAACCCCGATGCGCGGCTGCGCAAGCACGCGCGCGAACACGGATGGCGGCTGCGCGACTACCGTACGGGCCGCAAGGCGGCGAAGGTCGGCATCCCGGCCGCGGCGGGCGTCGGCGCGGTGGCGGGCGGCGCGGCCGCGGCGGCCGCCCTGCAGCGCCGCCGCCGCTGA
- a CDS encoding ECF subfamily RNA polymerase sigma factor, BldN family, with product MYPYVGVDASGLATLRAQVIEQLRLFSPALAVAGPAASPAAGPVAGPAYALTDGSAAVGSRRRQAGGAGTRERNGRQTRQPQPSTGDSRRMMDLVERAQSGETEAFGRLYDQYADTVYRYIYYRVGGRATAEDLTSETFLRALRRIGTFTWQGRDFGAWLVTIARNLVADHFKSSRFRLEVTTGEMLDPSETERSPEDSVLESLSNTALLETVRKLNPQQQECVTLRFLQGLSVAETAKVMGKNEGAIKTLQYRAVRTLARLLPDDAR from the coding sequence GTGTACCCATACGTCGGGGTTGACGCCTCAGGCCTGGCTACGCTGCGCGCGCAGGTAATCGAGCAACTGCGCCTCTTCTCGCCCGCCCTGGCCGTCGCCGGCCCCGCCGCGAGTCCCGCCGCCGGTCCGGTCGCGGGCCCCGCCTACGCCCTCACCGACGGCAGCGCCGCCGTCGGCAGCAGACGCCGGCAGGCCGGCGGCGCGGGCACCCGCGAGCGTAACGGCAGGCAGACCAGGCAGCCGCAGCCCTCGACCGGCGACAGCCGCCGGATGATGGACCTGGTCGAGCGCGCCCAGTCCGGCGAGACCGAGGCGTTCGGCCGGCTCTACGACCAGTACGCCGACACCGTCTACCGCTACATCTACTACCGCGTCGGCGGCCGGGCGACGGCCGAGGACCTCACCTCGGAGACCTTCCTGCGCGCCCTGCGCCGGATCGGCACGTTCACCTGGCAGGGCCGCGACTTCGGCGCCTGGCTGGTGACGATCGCGCGCAACCTCGTCGCGGACCACTTCAAGTCCAGCCGGTTCCGGCTGGAGGTCACCACCGGCGAGATGCTCGACCCGAGCGAGACCGAGCGCAGCCCCGAGGACTCCGTGCTGGAGTCGCTGTCCAACACCGCGCTGCTGGAGACCGTCCGCAAGCTCAACCCGCAGCAGCAGGAGTGCGTGACCCTCCGCTTCCTCCAGGGGCTGTCGGTGGCCGAGACCGCCAAGGTGATGGGCAAGAACGAGGGCGCGATCAAGACCCTGCAGTACCGGGCGGTGCGCACCCTGGCCCGGCTGCTGCCGGACGACGCCCGCTGA
- a CDS encoding DUF5667 domain-containing protein: protein MPPVIGSVSAHRRANAFAQALDEESRAQQAEAPAADPEQARLLGLAGQLASVPGPTLDPEVKTVQRTRLIAAMEAMLAEDTAESTEAPLIPAPRKRGAHRAAGPLSRLRPHSRLSRGVAIGGAGVGVAAGAFSAAAAVSSDALPGDTLYGLKRGMEDLRRGMADGDTERGRIYLDQAGTRLNEARRLMERGRAGDLDAESMSEVREALDNVRHDAGEGRKLLRGAYDEDGSLGPMQTLSAFSQKNERSWQQLRERLPVELGDLGDEVSSVFDAIKQDVAPLSSLLPGPEDDTSPSGSAPGTASTGGGHTDTDETEPAPSSTATADGEVGEDGEPKPSTTEEDGLIGEDGLIGGVLPDEDEPGGQETGGSSTTPTEQPPGKKKPEITLPPLLPLPDLGLDFGEEE from the coding sequence GTGCCGCCCGTGATCGGATCCGTATCGGCACACCGGCGGGCGAACGCCTTCGCCCAGGCCCTTGATGAGGAGTCTCGGGCGCAGCAGGCGGAAGCGCCGGCGGCAGATCCCGAGCAGGCACGACTGCTGGGCCTGGCGGGGCAGCTCGCCTCGGTGCCGGGTCCGACCCTCGACCCCGAGGTGAAGACCGTCCAGCGGACCCGGCTCATCGCCGCCATGGAGGCAATGCTCGCCGAGGACACCGCGGAGAGCACCGAAGCCCCGCTGATCCCCGCGCCGCGCAAGCGCGGCGCCCACCGCGCGGCGGGACCGCTGTCCCGGCTGCGCCCGCACTCCCGGCTCTCCCGCGGCGTGGCCATCGGCGGCGCCGGTGTCGGCGTCGCCGCCGGCGCGTTCAGCGCCGCCGCGGCGGTCAGCTCCGACGCCCTCCCGGGCGACACCCTCTACGGCCTCAAGCGCGGCATGGAGGACCTGCGCCGCGGTATGGCCGACGGCGACACCGAGCGCGGCCGCATCTACCTCGACCAGGCCGGCACGCGGCTGAACGAGGCGCGGCGGCTGATGGAGCGCGGCCGCGCCGGCGACCTCGACGCCGAGTCGATGAGCGAGGTCCGCGAAGCCCTCGACAACGTACGGCACGACGCCGGCGAAGGCCGCAAGCTGCTGCGCGGCGCGTACGACGAGGACGGCTCGCTCGGCCCCATGCAGACCCTCTCCGCCTTCTCGCAGAAGAACGAGCGCAGTTGGCAGCAGTTGCGCGAGCGGCTCCCCGTCGAGCTGGGCGACCTGGGTGACGAGGTCAGCTCGGTGTTCGACGCCATAAAGCAGGACGTCGCCCCGCTGTCGTCACTGCTGCCGGGCCCCGAGGACGACACCTCCCCCAGCGGCAGCGCGCCGGGTACCGCGAGCACCGGCGGCGGCCACACCGACACCGACGAGACCGAGCCCGCCCCGTCGTCCACGGCCACCGCCGACGGCGAGGTGGGCGAGGACGGCGAGCCGAAGCCCAGCACCACCGAGGAGGACGGGCTGATCGGCGAGGACGGACTGATCGGCGGCGTCCTGCCCGACGAGGACGAGCCGGGCGGCCAGGAGACCGGCGGCAGCAGCACCACGCCCACCGAGCAGCCGCCCGGCAAGAAGAAGCCCGAGATCACCCTCCCGCCGCTGCTGCCGCTGCCCGACCTGGGCCTCGACTTCGGCGAGGAGGAGTAG
- a CDS encoding lysophospholipid acyltransferase family protein codes for MADAKVIPFDDDRSRGGGKSRRRSGAGRPRRADGGGAAGAEAALSALPGGQGSADDEGADRTDTAGDPAGDEGAADGAGSADRAAPPGTEAAEAVAAALQSALMSALPRLLGGGWERRATDALGFLRRRLTGDYEVDEFGFDAELTDQVLVPLCRPIFEKYFRVTVKGVENIPDTGGALVVANHSGVVPWDGLMAQVAVRDHHPADRHLRLLAADLVFMMPFFNQLARKGGHTLACADDASRLLARGEVVGVMPEGFKGIGKPFADRYKLQRFGRGGFVSTALRAGAPIVPCSIVGAEEIYPMLGNAKTVARLLGLPYFPVTPTFPWLGALGAVPLPTKWTIEFGEPIPTDGYPPEAADDPMLMFNLTDQVRETIQHTLYKLLVERRSVFF; via the coding sequence ATGGCTGACGCGAAGGTCATTCCGTTCGACGACGACCGCTCCCGCGGCGGCGGCAAGTCCAGGCGCCGGTCCGGCGCCGGCCGGCCGCGGCGCGCGGACGGCGGCGGCGCCGCGGGCGCGGAGGCGGCGCTCTCCGCGCTGCCCGGCGGGCAGGGGTCCGCGGACGACGAGGGCGCGGACCGTACGGACACGGCGGGGGACCCCGCAGGGGACGAGGGTGCCGCGGATGGCGCCGGGTCGGCGGACCGTGCGGCACCGCCGGGCACCGAGGCCGCGGAGGCGGTCGCCGCGGCACTGCAGAGCGCCCTCATGAGCGCGCTGCCGCGGCTCCTGGGCGGCGGCTGGGAGCGCCGGGCCACGGACGCGCTGGGCTTCCTGCGGCGGCGGCTGACGGGCGACTACGAGGTCGACGAGTTCGGCTTCGACGCGGAGCTGACCGACCAGGTGCTCGTGCCGCTCTGCCGGCCGATCTTCGAGAAGTACTTCCGGGTGACCGTCAAGGGCGTCGAGAACATCCCCGACACCGGCGGCGCGCTCGTCGTCGCCAACCACTCCGGCGTGGTGCCCTGGGACGGGTTGATGGCCCAGGTCGCCGTCCGCGACCACCACCCCGCCGACCGCCATCTGCGGCTGCTCGCGGCCGACCTGGTCTTCATGATGCCGTTCTTCAACCAGCTCGCCCGCAAGGGCGGGCACACGCTGGCCTGCGCCGACGACGCGTCGCGGCTGCTGGCGCGGGGCGAGGTCGTCGGCGTGATGCCGGAGGGGTTCAAGGGGATCGGCAAGCCGTTCGCCGACCGCTACAAGCTGCAGCGCTTCGGCCGCGGCGGCTTCGTCTCGACGGCGCTGCGGGCGGGGGCGCCGATCGTGCCGTGCTCGATCGTCGGGGCGGAGGAGATCTACCCGATGCTCGGCAACGCCAAGACGGTGGCGCGGCTGCTCGGGTTGCCGTACTTCCCGGTGACGCCGACGTTCCCGTGGCTGGGCGCGCTCGGGGCCGTACCGCTGCCGACGAAGTGGACGATCGAGTTCGGCGAGCCGATCCCCACGGACGGCTATCCGCCGGAGGCGGCGGACGACCCGATGCTGATGTTCAACCTGACCGACCAGGTGCGCGAGACGATCCAGCACACGCTGTACAAGCTGCTCGTCGAGCGGCGGTCGGTCTTCTTCTGA